A genomic region of Vibrio sp. 10N contains the following coding sequences:
- a CDS encoding pirin family protein, with product MITVRHSQHRGQANFGWLDSKHSFSFGSYYDPEYMGFSALRVINDDIVQPGAGFDTHGHRDMEIISYVLEGTIEHKDSEGNVQTLPAGEFQLMSAGSGIYHSEYNGPNSEPLRFLQIWIQPNEFGTKPGYQQKDFGQGSGLTTIATPDGRDGTLQIKQDMTLSQLILKPNTDLVYAIEPNRNIYVHQVAGELNINTTKLTPGDGASIDSQSELRFENHGEQNVIALVFDLP from the coding sequence ATGATCACTGTCAGACATTCACAACACCGAGGCCAAGCGAATTTTGGCTGGTTAGATAGCAAGCACAGCTTTTCATTTGGGAGCTACTATGACCCTGAGTATATGGGTTTCTCTGCTCTGCGTGTGATTAACGATGATATTGTGCAGCCTGGCGCAGGTTTCGACACCCATGGCCATCGTGATATGGAAATCATCAGTTATGTCCTTGAGGGAACGATTGAACACAAAGACAGTGAAGGAAACGTGCAAACTCTACCGGCAGGAGAGTTCCAGTTGATGTCAGCAGGAAGCGGTATCTATCATAGTGAATACAACGGCCCAAACTCCGAGCCATTACGCTTTTTGCAAATATGGATACAGCCGAATGAGTTTGGTACAAAGCCGGGTTATCAGCAGAAAGATTTCGGACAAGGCAGTGGATTAACTACTATTGCTACTCCAGATGGCCGTGATGGCACGTTGCAGATAAAACAAGACATGACACTGAGCCAACTCATCTTAAAGCCCAATACAGACTTAGTGTACGCCATCGAACCAAATAGAAACATCTACGTTCATCAGGTAGCGGGAGAGTTGAACATCAACACCACTAAACTCACTCCTGGAGATGGTGCCAGTATCGACTCGCAATCCGAACTAAGATTTGAAAACCATGGCGAGCAAAACGTTATCGCATTAGTGTTTGACCTACCATAA
- a CDS encoding class I SAM-dependent DNA methyltransferase yields the protein MKPRQIGQAYDTITHMWQSDDFNRENGIAAHKRALEFANGKGRALDIGCGCTGRFIELLKSNGFELEGLDISTKMIALAKERHPDVTFYHQDVCEGKLPTTYDFITAWDSIWHIPLEQQVPVLTKIVESLNAGGVFIFSFGGTNEPGEHTDDFMGPEVYYSSLGTNEFLKLFMELGCIIRHLEFDQHPELHTYLIVEKGL from the coding sequence ATCAAACCCCGTCAGATAGGTCAAGCTTACGATACGATCACCCATATGTGGCAAAGCGACGACTTTAATCGAGAGAATGGTATCGCGGCTCATAAGCGAGCGCTTGAGTTTGCAAATGGCAAAGGCCGTGCGCTAGATATTGGCTGCGGCTGTACCGGAAGATTTATCGAACTACTTAAAAGTAATGGCTTCGAACTAGAAGGTCTAGATATCTCGACCAAGATGATAGCGCTTGCCAAAGAGCGACACCCGGATGTGACTTTTTATCATCAAGACGTTTGTGAAGGTAAGCTGCCGACCACGTACGATTTTATTACCGCTTGGGATAGCATCTGGCATATCCCTTTAGAGCAACAAGTGCCAGTGTTGACCAAAATCGTCGAAAGCCTCAATGCTGGTGGCGTGTTTATTTTTTCATTCGGTGGTACTAACGAGCCTGGGGAGCATACCGACGATTTTATGGGACCTGAGGTTTACTACTCTTCTTTGGGGACAAATGAGTTCTTAAAATTGTTTATGGAGCTTGGCTGTATCATTCGTCATTTAGAGTTTGATCAGCATCCAGAGTTACATACGTATTTGATTGTGGAGAAAGGTCTCTAA
- a CDS encoding 2OG-Fe(II) oxygenase: MTTFRYPGLERQPLVMINNLLTGSQKTLLFESILHLERAFSSPGEQNLQQQSCVYLELDSPLSEVPSDSALIKALNELKQTITRLLPALFSELELIPFTVPNIKFSIANGRNGHYGLPHNDTCEGRYQLSLLYYLHKHPKPFEGGQLQLFSDDESSHMLDDTFAKATISPCDNTLLAFRSETFHGVTEVVSESDEFSDGRFVIIAFIGR, translated from the coding sequence ATGACGACCTTTCGCTATCCTGGTTTAGAACGTCAGCCTTTGGTTATGATTAATAATTTACTAACGGGTTCGCAAAAAACGCTCTTATTCGAGTCCATCTTGCATCTGGAACGCGCATTTTCATCCCCTGGCGAACAAAATCTTCAACAGCAGAGTTGTGTATATTTAGAGTTAGATTCACCGTTGTCTGAAGTGCCGAGTGACTCGGCTCTTATCAAAGCACTCAACGAGCTCAAGCAGACAATAACAAGACTGTTACCAGCTCTATTTTCGGAACTGGAACTGATCCCTTTTACGGTACCTAACATTAAGTTTTCGATCGCGAATGGTAGAAATGGGCATTATGGACTGCCTCATAATGATACGTGTGAAGGGCGATACCAACTTTCACTACTCTATTATCTTCACAAACATCCAAAACCGTTCGAAGGCGGGCAGTTACAGTTGTTTTCGGATGATGAGAGCTCTCATATGCTAGACGACACCTTCGCTAAAGCTACGATCTCACCGTGTGATAATACACTGCTTGCATTTCGTTCGGAGACGTTTCATGGGGTGACTGAAGTCGTTAGTGAAAGCGACGAGTTTAGTGATGGTCGTTTTGTCATTATCGCTTTTATAGGGCGGTAG
- a CDS encoding aspartyl/asparaginyl beta-hydroxylase domain-containing protein: MELCAKFSVPLDTQALIVECRDLFEDMWCEHVNRHAYKGQWDVIPLRVPIQHVDSHPILQCFAIEDEEEWCNLDVVEKMPRLRDLLNWLNTSIQSVRLMRLHPKSMISPHRDIGLCHEMGLARLHLPVSGSDSVAFWVAGYQVPMEVGQLWYINADMTHSVENQGSLARVNLVIDCKANKWLKRQIELSEVVKWKEEVAR, encoded by the coding sequence ATGGAACTGTGTGCGAAATTTTCGGTGCCACTTGATACTCAAGCTTTGATTGTGGAATGTCGAGATTTGTTTGAGGACATGTGGTGTGAACACGTGAATCGTCACGCATACAAGGGGCAGTGGGATGTGATTCCTCTTCGAGTTCCTATTCAACATGTCGATTCCCATCCTATCCTTCAGTGCTTTGCCATAGAGGATGAAGAGGAGTGGTGCAACTTAGATGTGGTCGAGAAAATGCCAAGATTACGCGATTTGCTGAATTGGTTGAACACATCAATTCAATCAGTGCGGTTGATGCGTTTACACCCTAAATCAATGATTTCTCCACATCGTGATATTGGGCTCTGTCATGAGATGGGGCTGGCTAGATTGCATCTGCCAGTTAGTGGATCCGACAGCGTCGCTTTTTGGGTTGCTGGGTACCAAGTGCCGATGGAAGTGGGGCAGCTTTGGTACATCAATGCCGACATGACCCACAGTGTAGAGAACCAAGGTTCTCTCGCAAGAGTTAACTTAGTGATCGATTGTAAAGCGAATAAATGGCTAAAACGCCAAATTGAATTATCGGAAGTCGTCAAATGGAAAGAAGAGGTTGCACGTTAG